Genomic DNA from Gossypium hirsutum isolate 1008001.06 chromosome A01, Gossypium_hirsutum_v2.1, whole genome shotgun sequence:
atgtttagatttcttaatgagtctattttctatagaaacaagtaagaacttcatatgaaaatcctatagtgagaaaacttatttttagtgactagaggtcagggcagtctggtggtgacacagtggagactttaactaataaactgtactaatttgctgaaccaaaaattctaaaaattttatggtgagtagatatatgagtctagtttcagggaaaatttacgggattaaatttcgagttctgtagctcaagttataattaatttagtaactgctgcgcgattggacagatttgctgcgaataatgaaataaattttcaaacctagtttttatgctccgaattggtaagataagctaagtaatgcctcgtgctcgactccggaaacggtctcgggtaaggggtgttacagaaaggcTGAAAAAACCCCcaaatgattttattaaaatcaaTGTGGATGCAGCGGTCTCAAAAGGAAATGTTGGATATGGGGCTATTGCGAGAGATGCAGATGGTTTTGTTCTCGCAGGGTGTTATGGCTTTGTTACTAAGGATATTGAAACAACTTTGtttatataataagcatcaacccTGTTTCCACAGCATAGCAGGATTGGGACCATGAAGGTTATGGAATCCCAACCCATCAAGCTTTTTAGGAACACACAACTTTTCGGTTTGTCTAGTGAAAAGACCGCCATTATTAGAACTCGAACCCCACCAAAAGGAGTTCATCATCTTTTGGATTTCATCGTAGAGACTTAATAGAGTTTGGAAAACGCTCGTGCAAACGATAGGCACCGCTTGAGCTATAGTTTTAATAACAACCTCTCTTCCAACACGAGAACGAAATTTACTCTTCCTATTTCGAAGTCGTTTAGAAACTTGATCTTTAATAAAAGAGAACACATCCTTTGTTATGCCTACTAATTAAAGAAGGAAGACTCAAATATCAATCAGGGTGGAGAAGTGAACTAACACCAATCATCGAATAAGCAATCCGGTGACGATCACTACTAGTATTCAAACTGAAAAAGATTCCCACTTATGAAAATTAACAGATTGACCTGAAGAATTTTCATGAGTACATTTTTCATCGTAgtacattcatcaacattcgttCTAAAGAAAAATGTGTCTATTGCAAAAAGAATAAGAGAAACCGAAGGACAACCTCTCCTAATATGACAACCATGAATGTTTCCTTTACTCTCTGCTTGCCGAAAAAGAGTTGATAAACCCTCAACAAAAAGAAGGAACAAGTAGGGGGAGAGTGGATCCCGTGAACTGTTTATATGTCCACAAACGTTATTGGTTAACTGCTGACAATAGATGGAAACATACTTGTATTTGACAGTTATATGACACTTGTCAAATCTGAGTAACTTTAATCTTAAGAGTTCAGGCTTTGATATACTGAACCACAATCCAGAAAGAGGAAGAGCTTAAAAATTTCCTTGCATAATGACTGAAAATGTTACAAAGTCCAACAATAACAAGCTTACACACTGTGAAACGTACGTATGAAGTAAGAAAAAACAAATTTGGGTGAAAAATGAAAAGCAAAAACAGAAGAAATACAATTAGACAGCAcctttaattaaatttatgtgAATTGGGAACAATTTCTTCCCTCAAAGTGTGTTATTGACGGAAACTACAGCACAACCTTGGAGACAGCTCGTGTTGAGACCCGAACATACTTTCGCTAAAGCATCACCACTAAAACCCTCTCATGCTAATGTCTTCAATGTATTTGGCATGCCATCTGCGGCATTGCCACTTCTTTACAAGATGCTCTCCAACACAATAATCAAAGCAAATTATGTTTGAGTATGGATGCCGGGCGGGTggtgggcggtgtgtttacctgcggttagtgtaaaaacagcggtggcagtgaaattagatactgtagcgatactgtagcgtaagataaaaagtaagttaaacgcaccgcaccgcaccgcacccaatcaccCATCCAAACTAAACCTAAGAAAAATGATAATATAAGGTTCATTGATGTAGGTCAAAGAAGGATTAGCCTAGTCAATTTCATTGTCAAAAAAATACGGTTCAACCAAGCAATTTAGTCCATGAAGGGCATTGTCTCAGAATAGCCGACTCAGTAGGCAAGCAGTTAATTCTGAGTTCATGTCCTTTTACAATTTTTCCAAGAAGAGATTTACAAATCCAAAATGTAGTCATTGTTTCTCAAATAATTAATGTCCTCAACCATTAAGAAATCATGCTAATATAAGGAAAACGAAATAGGTGATGTCAACATGAAATTCTAGGGCAGAAAAAATTACCTGCACTCTTTTCTAGGCTCGACCGCACAGCTTTGGCTAGGAACATGCATATAATCAAGGATTAACATGGCCAACGTAATCCAGTGACCATCAAATATCAGACTCTATATGTCAGAACTTGTGAACGAGGCCTTGCCCTTATTATCGTTTCATCACTGTGTCTAATCCATTCCGAAAGTCTCCATGGCTTTTGCCATTTCCATTTGAATTGTACGAGCCATTGGTGATGGCTTCTTTTCCACCTCCACAGTTTGCCATTGCCAGCTTGTCCATTAGCTACTAAATTTTTCATTGGTAATTGTCCGAGCGGTATCATCTGCACAAGCAGTGAATCAAACTTTCTTAGTCAAGCATGAAAGCAGATTGGAACATTATGATTGAAGTTGGAGACTGAAGTTACCTTCCGTGTTTGACCTATGAATGCTGCTGACTCTCTGGCTGGACCATTAACAATACCTGGGCTATATTTCAGCTGTTTCTGTGCTGGCACAGACATTGGAGATGATGAACTTTTCACATCATCATCTATGTGTTTCAATGAAATAGGCGAGTTCCCCTGCTCATTGACACTTTGTCAAAACCGATGATAGGAGCAGCAATGAGATTGGTAAGGAAAATTCACTTGACGGCCAAAAGAATTATAACAACAGTGGCTACAACCAGACGATCCTATACAAATAACCATACAATTCTATTTATCTTGCGAAAGAAAAACCTACTTTAGATGGAATTCTTTTCTAGAGATTCCTCGATAAATTACAGGTTGCATCACTCAGCTGAAAAGAGGTTTGCAAGGTTACAAGGATAAGAAGCGTGAATTCAACTGTAACCGAGGTAAGTGAGATCCTACTAAGAGAAGACTGGAAGAGAAAAGTTTTGTCGTTCGGCAAATAGTAAGAGATTATATATCCAGCTGTTGATGGACTTTAGGTCAAACAAGAAAAGGCTGATGTAGCCAATGCAAAAACGGCTTTAGAATCATGAGTTTATTACTCGAATACTCCTCAATAAGTTTAGACTGTTAAGAGTATGCCTTACATGAAAACCTAAATAAAGCCGCATATGTTTAAGGCCTTAATAGAGTTTACATAAAACTAACCGTAGCTGATGTAGCCAGTGCAATGGCTACAGCCTGTTCTCTTAATTTTAGCTCATTCTCCACCTCTTTCCTTTGTAACTCACTCTGCCGCAACAGACCTACAAGTTCCTTAAGTTGTTCTTTCATTTCCCTGATTTCTATGCCTTTTTCCCATAACTGGTACCTGTTGATAACATATAAGCATCATTTAAAGAACCTTTGAACCATAATTATTTGAGCTTGCTGTTTTTCTAGTTAACTTCAGCACCAGGCTGTTATATTTTGACACAAGTATCTGTACATATATCACTAGCTGAGAGAGAACACCTTGAGTCTCCGAGAGAATTGAACATATATTGAAGCAAGTTCTTTGCATCTCCCATGGAGCGCAACTGATTCCAACGTCCACGGTTAGTGAACGCACGCTCCCGCTCTTCTGCCTCTGAAAGTTGTGAAGCCATTGCTACAAGTGAATTAGATGATATGCCAAGCATATGCTCAAGTGAAGATATTCGTGCCACTCTTGCATTTGGTGACAAGGAGGATCCCCTGTAGAGTAGTAAATACAGCAACAAATGTTAGAGATGTTGGAGCACTTCTAAGGAGGAAAAAGTACCATATCTACAGCAGCATGCTATGTTACTCGGACTCAGGTGCAAGTGTCAAATAAGGGTATATATCCAGGCGGGTATGGTTAGACTTTTCTAAAGTTTTCAATGTATTTGGAAAATCTTCGGAGATCATATCCCCATATCCATATGTCGGACACGAGCATCAGACACCAATACttcaaaaaaaatgaagagtCCTAGCAAACATAGGCAACATATAACTAATCTCTCAAACTCATTTTGGATCTCACCATGGATGATCTATATCTCATGTAGGAAAGGAAAAAGGCTACAAACATGCACACAAATATTGGCTACTTGCTAAATTTGCTTTCTTATATCTACTTCACTGATCATGGAGCATAGAAACCGTATGATGGAAGGCTAAGAAAGTAAAATGCTTTCAGAAAATTGATACCTAGCACATccattctttcctcttgaagGGCTCGGCCCCTTTGAATCTAACTCATCTACTTGTTTCAACACGGCCAACTCTTCAGCCAATGCAGCTCTCCTGGAGATTTTGCATATTTAGCGAACTGGATGTCAGAATAATTTATATTATCCAGCATCTGTTTTATTATACAAAGAAGATTTGTTACATACACTTGGCTTTGCTTCTCATATTCAAAGCGAACTTCATGCACATTCACCATGACTTCTAACTCATGATCTAGCCAACGTTGTAATCCTTTCTCATTGATCTACGTAAGgacttaattaatattaacatatacCATCTGGATATTAAAATgacaaagaaattataaacagAGATCATTACCTTCCCATTTGTTCCATTCCCATTGGCAATAGCTGGAATATACCAAAACATTAGAAAATTGGATAAACAAAAGGGCATAGACTTGGATTGTCTGGAAACAGCAACCTAAAAGGAAAAGCATACCCAAGTTATCACGAGCAGCAGATTTACGAGCTTCAAGCAACTCTTTTAGCCTCTTGGTGGCCATTGCAGCCTCCTCTGTTTTTCTTTGGAGAACCTGAAATCAAGAATAACTCCAAATTATTTCCCTATAAACAGAGCAGTTGTAAGCCCTCATCTCCTATGAGAAAGAAAAATCTGCTTACCAGTTTCTGGCGCTGATTTAAAGCTTGCAACTTATGCCTTTCGTACTCATTTCTCCGACCCTCTTTCCGTAACTGATTGTGCGCACAGAAGATATGATAGATGCAAATGCAAGTGATTATCTTTGTTCCCATGTAATATGTAATACAAGAGCATAATAGTTAATAATATGACAAGCTATCAAAAAAAGCTTAAGGCACCTGCAACAGTTCCTTTTCTCGAGAGGCTTTCCACTGACGGAACTGTTCTGCCTCTTGTTTTATCCGATGTTGCAACTGAACCTACAACCACGGAATAGGCGGAGGAAGAGAAGATAGCAGGGGGGCGTTGAAGTGAGAAGTTTTAGCAGAGAATACAATAGAATTGATAAGAAAGAAATGAAAGATATATAGATCAAAATAAGAACCTTTTGCGCCTTTATGTATTGAATTTCATCTTGTAATCGTTTTGCCGCTTCATCACTCTTCTGTTTCTTTTTTAAAAGTTGAACCTGGTTCTCTTGTTTTTTCTTAAGATCCATAATCTAgtgcaaaatttttttttttaataaattaaccaTCAATTCATCAGCCATTCTCTTCAATCTAATGATAAATGCAATTTCAGCTAACTCTTTTTGTCACCTGTGCTTCAAGGGATTTTAGTTTCTGAGCATGAATGTCGTGCACTTTCAGTGCTTGTCCTTCAGAACCGGCAGAAAGATTTTCAATTTCAGCCAATAACCGATCCCTCTCTTGCTGCACCGAAAAAAGAAAAGGCTAAAAGATGTTAACAGCCACAACTTTTCCTTGAGAAAAACTTAGAGAATTTCAGGAGGGGGGGGGAGTGTTTTTACACCTGCACAGCTCTTTTCTCTTCCTCTAATTCCTGAATTTTCTTCCCAAAATGCTGCTTGAGTGCAACTGTGTGGCCCCCAAAAACTTTCATCTCGGACTGATCATATGTAAAAGATGAGCATACACATCAAATATAAGAATAGCAGAAAGTCTGATGGGCATACTATTTAATTACAAGGAAATAGGACCCTATGAATACAGATTCTAAATAAACAACTAATGAATAATACTGCAAAGCGTTGAAGACAAAAAATTATACCTCTTTCTCCTCTAACTGTCTATTTAACTCATGCAACTCTTTGTCCATAGTATTTTGTAGAAGCATGTGCTCCCACTCTTTAGCTGCTCCTTCCTCAATTTCTCTGGAATCACCTCCTAAAATGACCATTATATTCAAGCCGAGAAAACACCATGAGAAGAATATAAATATAGAACTGATATTACTAATAAAGAAGAATGTCATGCATCTTGCAAACATCAGGTATGCCGGTACCTATCATGGTTTCAACAATTTGATTGTCCCTTGATTCTCTGCTGCGCAAGTTCCTTTTCAGCCCATCACTTTCAACAGAACACGGACTACCATCCTGAATAATAAGAGTTTTGCACTCATATACATTTGAAACCACAATATCCATGATAAAAACTTGGATGTAAATCAACTGAGAAATTTCAAAGTTCAGATGAACTCAATAAGGGTTTCCTTAACATACTTGAGCATCCATTTCACGTTGCTCGACAATGGTGCATCTGCTACGGTACTCGTAAAGTTCTCGGCACAGATCCTCATTGGCAGCTTCAAGCCAAGCAATCCTTTCGTTGAGAACCTACACAATAAGTCTATTAAAAAACTTGTGGGACGCTAATCCTATATAATAAGTTATCTCCCAGAAGAAGTCAAGGAATAAATGAGATATTGAAGAGTTAAGACATGTATAACATGTGTTACTAACTTAAGATCTCAATATTCCCGTCAATTATAGAGTTTAATAAAGTGGTTAAGAGTACTATGATACCTGTACTTCGCCAGAACCTCCCCGGGCACAAAGTTCTGCTTGCAGATACTCTAATTGTTGGCGCATCTTTAGTATCTCATTGGACATAGGATCTCGGTTAACCTATATGAAAGTCAAAGCAAGAATGAAATTATGTATAGAAACAATATTGAATTTTGCCTATATCTGACTAGGCaaagggaagaaaagaaagacgAAACTTTTGAAGTAAGGAAAATTATTCTCTCGAACTTACAACTGGCTTGTTCTGGATATTGCGAGCACGATTTGCGTACTTTAAAGTATTCAGGGTTTCCTCAGCATTGATGTCAGCAGGACTAATGCAGGCTACTTGAAAGGAAATGATCAAAACAAATTCAAAATGGACATTTAAAGAGCAAGGCAGGGACTAGGACATGAatgtatcaaattataaaaatgaaacagCTTATTTAGAAGAAATGGCATTACCTATCATGACAGTTCTACTGTTGCCACCAAGTGAATCCTGCCAAAAGAAATGGTCATGTTTCTATCACTTTATAAACAACAAAGTTAGAGAAAATAAAGATACTGAAATTCGAAAAAAGATGATTTACAATTTCTGAAGCCATTTATAATCTTCTTAACAGACCTCTTAAACTAGTCATACCTGCAAAAGCCGAGTAAGTTTACTATCTCGATATGGAACATGGACACCTTCTTTGCGTTTTTTTTCATCACCAAGTGCACTGATGACATTACCAAGTGCAAGTAGGCCCTTATTGATATGAACTCCTGTTTAGATGATGAATACGGCAATTACCATGTTTGGGTGGGGAAGAttaatgaaacaaaataaaaatgattactAACCTTCTTTAAAACGCATCCCATCGGAACCTGTTCTTTTTGCTCTCTCTGATCCAGCAAGATCTACTAAATGTAACTTGGCACAAAGATATTCTTCACTCATAGAATCATTAGGATTTCCATCTCCAGAAACAGGGTTGAGTTTACGCATTTGCTCTAAGGTGATGGTGAATATTGCATGTGAGCGACTATACAACCACATAAGGAAAGCCAAAAAAAATTGTCATTATAGAAAATTATTACTTTGGCATATTACCTGAAATTttggtatataaaaaattatcaaaatttgcaTTTAGCAAATCATATAAAACCAAGAAAAAGGTAAAACTAAAAGAAGTAATTACTAAATAATACTTAATTTAACAAGAACCGAGAATGAACTAACCTTGACTGATTGTTCATGTTTGTACTCCCTGTAGCCCTACTCAAAGATCCCTGTTCTAAGCAcgcacccatttcttttaatgtacTGACACTAACTTCAGTAGATCCTGCCAGTGTAATAACACCATCTGATGATTCACGAATCTGTATTGGCGGTTTTCCAGGGACATTTACTTTCCCAGTATTCGCACTTGCAGTATCTGATTTGTTCAAAAAAGTAGGATCCAACAAATCTCGCACTTCTTCTTTCAGGATCTTTACatcaaaattagataaaaattatGCATGTCAGGTCTAAAAAGTAGGAAGAGCTAGTCAAGCCAGTTGTGATACTTAAAATGATGCAAAGAATTCTCGATCACATAAACCAGAAGATATATTCATAAAATGGATATCTGATACACGAAGGGCGAAGCTTTTACAACAACAGGTATTACAGCAAAGTAGAACAAACAAAATGAAATGTTTGGTTCTTTAACAAACCTCAATGAAGGACACATGCAATTGAAATTCGATTTGATGTTTTAGATTTTCAATCTTGCTGAACAAAGCATTCATTACTTGAGGAATGATTCCTGTTTGAGAGCCACCTTTGAAGCCTGTGCCCATAGTATATGTTTTACCTGATCCAGTCTGAAATAatttttcaaacttcaattggaAGGAAAATAAAAACAGCAATATTTAGGTGTGTGGTGTGAAAGATTCAGCTGTACCTGACCATAAGCAAGAACAGTAGCATTATATCCTTGGAATAAGCCATCAACAAGTGGCACAATGCATTCCTCAAACATCCAAGAAGGAGAACTGGTGCTCCCATACACATGATCAAATGTAAAGGAATGTGTCCCAATTTGTACCTGCAGCATAGCAAAATATTCattagttaattttgattgatCAATTATTCAAGCATCCAA
This window encodes:
- the LOC107917911 gene encoding kinesin-like protein KIN-4A: MEVGGGSEECCVKVAVHVRPLIGDEKVQGCKDCVTVIPGKPQVQIGTHSFTFDHVYGSTSSPSWMFEECIVPLVDGLFQGYNATVLAYGQTGSGKTYTMGTGFKGGSQTGIIPQVMNALFSKIENLKHQIEFQLHVSFIEILKEEVRDLLDPTFLNKSDTASANTGKVNVPGKPPIQIRESSDGVITLAGSTEVSVSTLKEMGACLEQGSLSRATGSTNMNNQSSRSHAIFTITLEQMRKLNPVSGDGNPNDSMSEEYLCAKLHLVDLAGSERAKRTGSDGMRFKEGVHINKGLLALGNVISALGDEKKRKEGVHVPYRDSKLTRLLQDSLGGNSRTVMIACISPADINAEETLNTLKYANRARNIQNKPVVNRDPMSNEILKMRQQLEYLQAELCARGGSGEVQVLNERIAWLEAANEDLCRELYEYRSRCTIVEQREMDAQDGSPCSVESDGLKRNLRSRESRDNQIVETMIGGDSREIEEGAAKEWEHMLLQNTMDKELHELNRQLEEKESEMKVFGGHTVALKQHFGKKIQELEEEKRAVQQERDRLLAEIENLSAGSEGQALKVHDIHAQKLKSLEAQIMDLKKKQENQVQLLKKKQKSDEAAKRLQDEIQYIKAQKVQLQHRIKQEAEQFRQWKASREKELLQLRKEGRRNEYERHKLQALNQRQKLVLQRKTEEAAMATKRLKELLEARKSAARDNLAIANGNGTNGKINEKGLQRWLDHELEVMVNVHEVRFEYEKQSQVRAALAEELAVLKQVDELDSKGPSPSRGKNGCARGSSLSPNARVARISSLEHMLGISSNSLVAMASQLSEAEERERAFTNRGRWNQLRSMGDAKNLLQYMFNSLGDSRYQLWEKGIEIREMKEQLKELVGLLRQSELQRKEVENELKLREQAVAIALATSATGNSPISLKHIDDDVKSSSSPMSVPAQKQLKYSPGIVNGPARESAAFIGQTRKMIPLGQLPMKNLVANGQAGNGKLWRWKRSHHQWLVQFKWKWQKPWRLSEWIRHSDETIIRARPRSQVLTYRV